In the genome of Blastopirellula retiformator, the window CTCGGCCGCTGGCTGCTCATTGGCGCCTACTCCAACCGCCAGCAGCATTTGTTGGCGATCAAAGCGATCACGATGCGTCAGTTCGATCGCCGGCCAGCGGTCGTCGTTCTGCAACTTGTCGGTGATCTGGAGCAGGCCAAGATCATGCTCGCGATCGACCCCAAACGTTTTCGCGGCCGGCGTTTTTCCGTCCGAAGTCGTGACCTTCACGTCGCGCCGCGGTGGGAAGACCTGATGCCCTGGCGCCACGATCCAACCTTCTCGTTCGTTGACGACAAAGCCGCGACCATGTTGCCCATCGCCGTAGTCGATTGTCACGGAAGCGGCGAGCGCCTGCGGCAGGTTTTGCTCGCGGCGCTCGTCCCAATTCTCCCAGTTGTTTCGCTCAGGACTTGGCGCGACGATCAGTTCATAATCAGAATGTCGGCGAGCAAGATAGAAATGATCGAACATGCAGGGCCCGCCATCGACGACGCGGATCGCCATTCCGGTCACTTCGATCTCGCCAAAGTTAGCGAAGATGTCGGCGAAGCCCATCTTCCATTCTTCTTTCAGTTCGCCCGAGTCGAGCACGACGTAGCCCGGCTCTTTTTTCGATCCCTTGCCGATACGATAGATCGCCGGCGTTTCGCGATCGCCGGCATGCGTCAGGCGAATCTCGTAGCGGCCGCCTCCTTCTTTGCGATAGGCGAAGCGGAGGAAACGAAGTTCGCCCAGCGCCGACCGTTCGGTCAATTTCACCGGCGGATCAAACTGAGCCACTTCGACAAACTCGTCGCTGGGCGCGATCCGAATTGCCGGCGCTCCAACCATCCCCGGTGCGTCGACAAATTCAACCGTTCCCTCTTTACCGGCGTCGGTTTGCATCTGGGCGACGTCGGCGGCGGTCGGATCTTCCAATATCGCCAACAGGGTCGTGCGGTCGTGCTGGACTTCGATCTCGCGCCAGTCGATCGGCATCCTGGCGTTGCAAGGGGTTTGGCGAATGATCACTTCAACCGGCCCGGTTCGACCGGCCAGCGAAACGTACCGCGGCGTCTGCCCTGGTTCGTGACGAAAACTCTCTGGCAAGTCTCCTTCAAAGGCGAGCGCGCCGTCTAGCAAGACCTCCAGTTTCGGCGGAGCCCCGAAGTTGCCCCACCGATCGGTCGTGATCGTCAGCCAACGATCGTCGGCCGATAGGTCGAGCGTCCGCCGCAGTTCAAACGGTTTGTTGACCGCGACCGCCGCCAAACGCCACTCAATTGGCTGACGATCGACGTCACGGCGCAGGTTGACGATACGGATCTCTCCTTCCGGCTGCGGCGCAACGGCCCAACCTTCCCAGGCGACGATCTGCCGTATCGCCCGCTGGCGAACTTCCGTTTCTAGCTGATCGCGATCGAGCAGAAACTGCGGCTCCAGCCAATTCGTCAGATCGCGGATGTCAAACGGATCGGCGCCGGCCGGGCGATTATCGTGCGCCGGGTCAACGATCAGGTGCAACTGTTTCGCCTGCTTGTCGGCCGACCATTTCAGCGGGCCGCTATCGATCACTTCGTTGGAACCGACGATCAGCGGGCTCTCGAACAGTTGCTCGTCATCCAGATAGATGCGAGCCTGAACGCAGCCTCCATCCCGAGCGCCGTAATCCAAACCAATCTTGGTCTGAACTCCACGTACCAGCGGCGACAGAGGAACGCTGATCTTGCTGGCCGCCAATACGCCCAGCCCCCAGCCATAAAGATCGTCGCCGGTCCGCAAAGGCCCGCCTACGACGCTCCGGTTGTTGCGGGCCGGCCAGCCATTCTCCGAGAAGAACGCGCCGCTACGATCTTCGCTTTGGGCGAACCGCACCAGCGGCGGACGTTCTGGCGCGAAACTACGACGCAGATAGCTGCGGGCGTTCGGCAGCCACAAGACATCCAGCGACCAAGCGGGCTGCATCGCATGCACCCAGCGATCTCCCTGGTTGTTGTCCCCCTGCGAATCGACATCGAAACGCTCCATCGACGTCGTCGCCACGATGCCGTCGATCGTTTCCCACTGCAGCACGCGTGACAATCGGGCATCGCTAAAGCCGTCCGGCATCAGCGTTCCCAACTCGTCGAGATAAAGGTCCCAACTGTTGGCCTGGGGCATGTGCAGTTCGGCCAGCTCATCAAACCGGGCGACGCGGCGTCCGTTGGCCAGCAGCAGATGGGCGTCTCCGTCGACCAGGCGAATGGCGCGAAAGCTCACCTTTCGCCCATCGCGATAGTAGACGGTCGAGGGCTCGTAGCGATCGATCGGGGCGCCCCGCTTCCAGACGATCTTCTTGACGTACTTCTCGACGACGCGGACTCCGTAGTCAATCCGCTGATCGCCGGGGCGACGGATGTCGACGGTCGGCTGCACTTCAAAGTGAGCCGGGACGATCGAGCCTTCAACGGAAGTCGTCGGCACAAACCGCGTGACGTCGCCGGGCAGGCGATCGCCACTGACCATCTCGATATAAGCGCCCGGCGTATCGCCAGGCTGCAGCGACCGGTCCAGCAGCCACCGCATCGACTTTTCGCCGTCGATCAGATTGCGTCCCGCCAATTGCGGCAACGCGTTGTTCGAGTACCAATTGCGGATCTGCTCGTCGGCCAGCCGCTCTCCGTTTTCCATCGCGGCGAGATAACGTTTCGGTTGGTCGTCGGCGGCCAGCAGCAGATTCGCGCATAGCGCGACCCAAACCAGCGAGAGCAAAATGCGGGAGCCAGAAGTCATAAGCGAGATGCAAAGCGGAGAAGGGCGGCGCCAAGTGCAATGTTCCAGTCTATCAACAACCTATGTGCGCCGCCTGCGGATGGTTACGACGCAAAGCGAGCGGAAACGGCGGGTCTCGCCAAATGGCGCCTAAATTCTGGCATTCGCCCCCAAACCCCACTATACTGGCACAACTGCATACCCCGCCAGCGAGCAGCGAGTCTTCGATGAGCGATCTTTCCGACCGAGCCGCGGATCCCGCCTTTCGCGCCAAGTTGCGTCTGGCGCTCGTTTCCGGCGTCGGCCCGCGCACGTCGCAGATGCTGCTCCAGCGGTTTGGCGACCACGAGTCGATCCTGGCCGCTTCCCGCGGCGTTTTAGAACAGGTCTCCGGCGTCGGTCCCAAGCTGAGCCAGAAAATCACCTCCGCCGGCGAGATTGACATCGACCGCGAACTCTCGCTGTGCATCGATTTTGGCGTCGATATCCTGGCGATCGATGACGACCGCTATCCGCATCTGCTGACCGAGATTCCGGACCCGCCGAGCCTGATGTTTCTGCGCGGCGACCTGACGCCGACCGACGCGTTGAGCGTGGCGATCGTCGGCACGCGGCATGCATCAAGCTATGGCTTGGCCCAGGCCGAGCGGTTCGGTTATGAACTGGCCAAGGCGGGCTTCACCGTCGTCAGCGGCTTGGCCCGCGGGATCGACGGCGCGGCGCATCGCGGGGCGCTGCGAGCCGGCGGACGGACGATCGCCTTTCTCGCCAGCGGCCTGCGCAGCATCTATCCGCCGGAACATGAAACGTTGGCCGACGAAGTGGCCGAGCAGGGCGCCTTGCTAAGCGAGTCGCCGCCGCTGGCCAAACCGCTGAGCGGCGCCTTTCCGCAGCGGAATCGTCTAATCACCGGCATGAGCCTGGGCGTGATCGTGGTCGAAGCGGCGACGCGTAGCGGTGCGCTGATCTCAGCTCGCTGTGCGATGGAGCAGGGGAGGGAAGTCTTCGCCATCCCGGGACGTATCGACAACGCGAATGCCCGCGGGTGTCATCGGCTTCTCAAGGATGGCGCCAAGCTGGTCGAGTCGATCGACGACGTGCTGGATGAACTGGGACCGCTGACGCGGCCGGCGATTACCGACGACGGCAAGACGATCCACGCGCCGATCGAACTGCAGCTGAACGAGATGGAGACCGCGATCATGCAGGCGCTGGCCGATGGTCAGCCCGCCGACATGGACGCCGTCGTCAGCCGCAGCGGACTACCGATCCAAAATGTCCTCTCCACCATCTGCGTCCTCGAGATGCGACGATTGGTCCGCCGACTGAGCGGCGTCAGCGTTCAGCGAGCGGTTTGACCGCCGCTTTCGCGTTTTCTTTTGCGCGCGAGGTTTATTCGCCCGCGGCGGCTTTTCTGGTGTCGTTTCGCTGATCGTGATCAGGAAGATGTACTGCTCTGAGTGCTGGCCCTTCATCCCCCCAATCTAGCCACCCACGGCGCCAACTAGCTGTCACGCTGTTGGCAAGTGTCCCGCAAATCGTTCCTCTTTTCGACGGCTGGTCGAGGAGAGCTTGGCCTGCGATGATTTCCAGATCTAACGACTGTATGGGTCACGCAGTTTGGTTTTGCCGGGAGGGAGACCGGTCGGCAGTTCCCCGCAGGTTTCGTGCGGCGCATGGCCGATAAATCGAAAGATATTCCCCGTTTTTGATATGATCACCCAACCTACCAGCCTTATGAACGGCTCTGCCGCGATCCAAGAGGACTTCGCGACCTTCGTCGTGTGGGCGCTTGCGCAGTTGGGAGTCGACGTGGCGGATCAGGGGGACGGCCGGTACGTCGCGACGCCGACCAATCCGCAAGCTTCCTGGCCGGCTGGCGAGTTCCGCTATCGAATCGGCGCTGCGGGGGAAGAATCGCTCGACGACGAGATCGCGATCAGCCCGAGCGGAACCTTCTGGCACGACGTGCTTAGCCGCTTGGCGCAGCTCGATCCCGCTCCCCAAGCCGCGCCCGAAGATGAACCGGCCGGCGTTGGCGACATCGCCGAAGCGCTGTTCGCCCCGTATGTAGTCGAAGATGGCAAGGTCCAGCTGGGCGGCTGTCGTCTGGAAGAACGTCCGCTGTTGCGAATGACGACGATCCCAGCCGATGGCTCCGCCGTCAACCATCAGTTCTATTGGCGAACCGGTGAGCAGCTTAGCGGCGCCGAAATCGCCGCGTTTGGCCTTGGCAAACTGGCGCGGCGGTTGGCCTACACCCGAGACGCACGGGCCAACGTACAGATCTTGCTCGAACAATCGCACGATCACGCCCAGGCGGCGGAAGCAGGGGCCCGGACGTTGGCGACCATCGTCTGGTGCAAGTACGCGATCGGCAAGATCGACATCCTGATTGGCGAAGCGGTCACCAGCTTGCCGTTTGAAGGTTGGGCCCGGCACATCGCCGGCGGCGACATTTCGCCGCCGCGGTTTCATTGCTCCGAGACCGGGCGCATCAGCTACCATCTGTGCGTTACCGACAACGGCGCCATCGCTCCGGTCGAATCGATCGCCACGTGCGAACTGACCGGTCGCCGCGTGCTGGAGTCGGAGATGGATACGTCATCGGTCAGCGGCAAGCGCGGCTGCAACGATCAATTCACCACCTGTCCCGTTTCTGGCGATCGACTGCTGATCGACGAACTGCAGACCTGCAGCAGCTGCGGACAACAGGTCTCTCCCAAGTCGCTGCGCGGCGGCGTTTGCGTCGCGTGCCGCAACTTGCGATCGATCAGCAAAGACGATCCGACGATGGCGCGGATCCTCGACATCTATCCCGAGCTGGACAAGTGGCGCGTTTGGCGCCTGGCCGAATCGAACGAGGCGTACATCTTGCGGGGCGGCGGCTGGTGGAACGAGATCCGCGTGACGCTCGATCTGACGACGCTGGAGCCGCTGTTGGCCGAAGAACGAACCCGACTGGTCGGTCGCTGGCGCCCCTTTCCCGATGTGGAATGGCGGCGCATCTTTGAGAAGTAGGGACTAGATCGTTTTTCTGATAGCAGTAGCGTTTCTGGCGTTGGTGAGGCAAGCTGGTCAAGGCGACCGAAGCAGGCGATTCCTCAAGATTCGTCGATGCAGGTCAACGCCGAACAGCGCGGCCGCAACCAGCCAGAACGATACAGATGGAAGAAAACCGCTCTAGCCCGGTTTGCTGCGGGCGCCGGTCACTGCGGCGATCGCAACCAACGCCAGGCCAATCATCCCGACGCCAAACCCGCCGACGGCGAACTTCAGCTGCGCTTCGCGATAAAGGTTGACCATTTCGTCGCGAGTTCGCAGGTTGCGGATCTTTTCGAGATAGCCGTTCTCCGAGAACTCTTTCCACATGTTGAGCGATTCATTCGCCGGCAGCTTCTGAAACTCTTGCGTAATCAACTCTTGCGGCAACGGCTCAATCTCGACCGCTTCCGGCATCCGCATCATGACAAACGCGCCATAACCGACGCCGATCAGCATGATGACGAATCCGACCGCAAACAGCATCCCAGCGGCGCGGTTCCACTCTCCCTGGCCGCCGGCAGCTCGAGCGGCGCCACCTTCTTCGTATTCCGGCAACGTCCGCATCTCGCGGAGCGGCGGAACCTCGACGGTTTGGCCATTGGGGGTTTGAATCATTTCGCCGGCTTGGGTCGGCGTAACGACGATTTGCTCTCCGTCAGCGGTCGTAAGGAGATATTTCGGCATAGATCAAACGGACTAGCAACGAGAAGATCGGGCGGAAACCTCTATCTTAAATCGAAAATCGGCGCGGCGCCCCGGCCAAACGGCAGGATTTCGGTTTTTCGTCGATTCTTTACCCCGGCGCCGCCGAGCCGCGATTTCCCCACCACGGTAGGCTGATTCCCCCGTCGACCAACAGGGTCGCCCCGGTCATGTAGCTGTTTTCCGGATCGCACAGGTAGGCTATCGCTTCTCCCATTTCCTCTGGCGTTCCCAGGCGTCCCAGTGGGATTTTGGCGCCGCTGGACTGCAAGGTCTCTTCCGAGGCGAACTTCCGCTCGCCGGGCGTGTCGGTCCAGCCCGGCTGGCAGATATTGACCCGAATGCCGAACTCGGCGACCTCGATCGCGGCGGTTTTGGCCATGTGGTCGATCGCCGCTTTTGACATGTTGTAGGCCATCGCCTTGGGGGCCGGAATGAACGCGTGCGGCGAACTGACCAGCGTAATGGCCCCGCCGTTGCCTTGCTCTAGCATTTGCTGGGTTGCGGCATGCAGCAAGTGAAATGCGCCCCACATGGTGACGTCGATCGTGCGGCGGAAGCCCTCCAGATCGGCCTCAAAATACCGCTGGCGATCGCTGTAGGCGGCGTTGCTGACCGCGACGTCCAGGCTGCCAAACTTGGCGACCGCCTGCTCGACCAGGTTCTGGACGGCGGCCAGGTCCGAAACGTCCCCTTGAACGGCGATCGCTTTTCCCCCCGACTTCTCGATCGTTTCGACTACTTCGGCCGCTTTCTCGGGCTGTGAGCGATAGTTGACGACGACGCTGGCTCCGCGCTTGGCGAGCGAAATAGCCGCAGCGCGGCCAATCCCGATGCTCGACCCGGTGACCAGAGCGGTCTTGCCCGCAAAATTCTGCGAATTCATCGTTTAGCAACTCCGGAAGCTCGAGGATTGGAGAGTGTGGGGGCGTTAATGCTATCGAGCCCCAGGCGTAGGAACAACCGCCGCTCAACCGGCGCAACAGGCCGATCAGATAGCGCGAAATATCAACGAGGATGTTGTCAGTATTCGCCTAGTTGAGAATCC includes:
- a CDS encoding PDZ domain-containing protein; this translates as MTSGSRILLSLVWVALCANLLLAADDQPKRYLAAMENGERLADEQIRNWYSNNALPQLAGRNLIDGEKSMRWLLDRSLQPGDTPGAYIEMVSGDRLPGDVTRFVPTTSVEGSIVPAHFEVQPTVDIRRPGDQRIDYGVRVVEKYVKKIVWKRGAPIDRYEPSTVYYRDGRKVSFRAIRLVDGDAHLLLANGRRVARFDELAELHMPQANSWDLYLDELGTLMPDGFSDARLSRVLQWETIDGIVATTSMERFDVDSQGDNNQGDRWVHAMQPAWSLDVLWLPNARSYLRRSFAPERPPLVRFAQSEDRSGAFFSENGWPARNNRSVVGGPLRTGDDLYGWGLGVLAASKISVPLSPLVRGVQTKIGLDYGARDGGCVQARIYLDDEQLFESPLIVGSNEVIDSGPLKWSADKQAKQLHLIVDPAHDNRPAGADPFDIRDLTNWLEPQFLLDRDQLETEVRQRAIRQIVAWEGWAVAPQPEGEIRIVNLRRDVDRQPIEWRLAAVAVNKPFELRRTLDLSADDRWLTITTDRWGNFGAPPKLEVLLDGALAFEGDLPESFRHEPGQTPRYVSLAGRTGPVEVIIRQTPCNARMPIDWREIEVQHDRTTLLAILEDPTAADVAQMQTDAGKEGTVEFVDAPGMVGAPAIRIAPSDEFVEVAQFDPPVKLTERSALGELRFLRFAYRKEGGGRYEIRLTHAGDRETPAIYRIGKGSKKEPGYVVLDSGELKEEWKMGFADIFANFGEIEVTGMAIRVVDGGPCMFDHFYLARRHSDYELIVAPSPERNNWENWDERREQNLPQALAASVTIDYGDGQHGRGFVVNEREGWIVAPGHQVFPPRRDVKVTTSDGKTPAAKTFGVDREHDLGLLQITDKLQNDDRWPAIELTHRDRFDRQQMLLAVGVGANEQPAAEMIRKEGEFFGAIWTSSPGFPFEVGQGAIEIDRRLGGICVQKLSGGSPVIVNPHAIRQHADRMKRNEVFGNWLIGSGPTLGMTVRQADGGVEVTEVVRGGPAAEIGFRVGDLLTKVNGQEVRSRGDVLAAVAPLNPGDEIDVAYRRLADRSSKRIKLGRRD
- the dprA gene encoding DNA-processing protein DprA; its protein translation is MSDLSDRAADPAFRAKLRLALVSGVGPRTSQMLLQRFGDHESILAASRGVLEQVSGVGPKLSQKITSAGEIDIDRELSLCIDFGVDILAIDDDRYPHLLTEIPDPPSLMFLRGDLTPTDALSVAIVGTRHASSYGLAQAERFGYELAKAGFTVVSGLARGIDGAAHRGALRAGGRTIAFLASGLRSIYPPEHETLADEVAEQGALLSESPPLAKPLSGAFPQRNRLITGMSLGVIVVEAATRSGALISARCAMEQGREVFAIPGRIDNANARGCHRLLKDGAKLVESIDDVLDELGPLTRPAITDDGKTIHAPIELQLNEMETAIMQALADGQPADMDAVVSRSGLPIQNVLSTICVLEMRRLVRRLSGVSVQRAV
- a CDS encoding SDR family NAD(P)-dependent oxidoreductase is translated as MNSQNFAGKTALVTGSSIGIGRAAAISLAKRGASVVVNYRSQPEKAAEVVETIEKSGGKAIAVQGDVSDLAAVQNLVEQAVAKFGSLDVAVSNAAYSDRQRYFEADLEGFRRTIDVTMWGAFHLLHAATQQMLEQGNGGAITLVSSPHAFIPAPKAMAYNMSKAAIDHMAKTAAIEVAEFGIRVNICQPGWTDTPGERKFASEETLQSSGAKIPLGRLGTPEEMGEAIAYLCDPENSYMTGATLLVDGGISLPWWGNRGSAAPG